Proteins found in one Phocoena sinus isolate mPhoSin1 chromosome 19, mPhoSin1.pri, whole genome shotgun sequence genomic segment:
- the LHB gene encoding lutropin subunit beta isoform X2 codes for MEMLQGLLLWLLLSAAGVWAPGGPLRPLCRPINATLAAENEACPVCITFTTSICAGYCPSMVRVLPAALPPVPQPVCTYRELRFASIRLPGCPPGVDPVVSFPVALSCHCGPCRLSSSDCGGPRAQPSACDRPPRPGLLFL; via the exons ATGGAGATGCTCCAG GGGCTGCTGCTGTGGCTGCTGCTGAGCGCGGCCGGGGTGTGGGCACCCGGGGGGCCACTGCGGCCGCTGTGCCGGCCCATCAACGCCACCCTGGCCGCTGAGAACGAGGCCTGCCCTGTCTGCATCACCTTCACCACCAGCATCTGTGCCGGCTACTGCCCCAGCATG GTTCGGGTGCTGCCGGCTGCCCTGCCGCCTGTGCCCCAGCCAGTGTGCACCTACCGCGAGCTGCGCTTTGCCTCCATCCGGCTCCCCGGCTGCCCGCCTGGCGTGGACCCAGTGGTCTCCTTCCCTGTGGCCCTCAGCTGTCACTGCGGGCCCTGCCGCCTCAGCAGCTCTGACTGTGGGGGTCCCAGAGCCCAGCCCTCGGCCTGTGACCGCCCCCCTCGCCCAGGCCTCCTCTTCCTCTGA
- the LHB gene encoding lutropin subunit beta isoform X1, which produces MQGRGLGGKDSGRRARAGPEALAWSQGLLLWLLLSAAGVWAPGGPLRPLCRPINATLAAENEACPVCITFTTSICAGYCPSMVRVLPAALPPVPQPVCTYRELRFASIRLPGCPPGVDPVVSFPVALSCHCGPCRLSSSDCGGPRAQPSACDRPPRPGLLFL; this is translated from the exons ATGCAGGGCCGGGGGCTGGGTGGTAAGGACTCGGGGCGGAGGGCTCGGGCTGGCCCTGAGGCGCTGGCCTGGTCCCAGGGGCTGCTGCTGTGGCTGCTGCTGAGCGCGGCCGGGGTGTGGGCACCCGGGGGGCCACTGCGGCCGCTGTGCCGGCCCATCAACGCCACCCTGGCCGCTGAGAACGAGGCCTGCCCTGTCTGCATCACCTTCACCACCAGCATCTGTGCCGGCTACTGCCCCAGCATG GTTCGGGTGCTGCCGGCTGCCCTGCCGCCTGTGCCCCAGCCAGTGTGCACCTACCGCGAGCTGCGCTTTGCCTCCATCCGGCTCCCCGGCTGCCCGCCTGGCGTGGACCCAGTGGTCTCCTTCCCTGTGGCCCTCAGCTGTCACTGCGGGCCCTGCCGCCTCAGCAGCTCTGACTGTGGGGGTCCCAGAGCCCAGCCCTCGGCCTGTGACCGCCCCCCTCGCCCAGGCCTCCTCTTCCTCTGA